The proteins below are encoded in one region of Mycobacterium shinjukuense:
- a CDS encoding F0F1 ATP synthase subunit B/delta: MSTFIGQLIGFAAIVFLVWRYVVPLVRRLMTARQDTVRQQLADAAAAAERLTESKSAHSKAVEAANSEAQRVVEEAKVDAERIAEQMQAQAGVEAERIEVQGARQVELLRGRLTRQLRLQLGLESVRQAGELVRNHVADPARQSATVDRFLDELDAMAPAAAEVEHPVSAKMRPASRRALSSLVEKFGTAAKSLDNHALTTLADDLVSVAKMLDREIVVTRYLTVPAEDATPRVRLLERLVSGKVGDPALDVLRMAVSERWSANSDLVDAIEHVSRQALLAVAEREGRVDEVEDQLFRFSRILDAQPRLSILLGDYSVPVEGRIRLLRNVLAGASGGVNPIVVSLLSHTVELLRGQPAEEAVLLLAEVAVARRGEVVAQVGAAAALSDAQRTRLTDVLSRIYGHPVAVQLHIDPALLGGLSIAVGDEVIDGTLASRLAAAEAHLPD; the protein is encoded by the coding sequence ATGTCGACGTTTATCGGACAGCTGATCGGGTTTGCGGCCATCGTGTTCTTGGTGTGGCGATACGTCGTGCCGCTGGTGCGGCGCCTGATGACGGCTCGACAGGACACGGTGCGCCAGCAGTTGGCCGACGCGGCGGCCGCCGCCGAGCGGCTGACGGAGTCGAAGTCCGCGCATAGCAAGGCCGTGGAAGCCGCCAACTCGGAGGCCCAGCGCGTCGTTGAAGAGGCCAAGGTGGACGCCGAACGCATCGCCGAGCAGATGCAGGCCCAGGCCGGGGTTGAGGCCGAACGCATCGAGGTGCAAGGTGCTCGTCAGGTCGAGTTGTTGCGGGGCCGGCTGACCCGGCAGCTGCGCCTGCAGCTCGGCCTCGAATCCGTGCGTCAGGCAGGCGAATTGGTGCGCAACCATGTTGCCGACCCGGCACGGCAGTCGGCCACGGTGGACCGCTTCCTGGACGAGCTCGACGCGATGGCGCCCGCGGCAGCGGAAGTCGAGCACCCGGTGTCGGCCAAGATGCGCCCGGCCAGCCGGCGAGCCCTGAGTAGCCTGGTCGAGAAGTTCGGCACCGCTGCCAAGAGCCTCGACAATCACGCGTTGACCACCTTGGCCGACGACTTGGTGTCGGTGGCCAAGATGCTGGACCGCGAAATCGTCGTCACGCGCTACCTCACGGTGCCCGCCGAAGACGCGACCCCCCGGGTCCGGCTGCTGGAACGGTTGGTGTCGGGCAAGGTCGGCGATCCGGCGCTCGACGTGCTGCGGATGGCCGTCTCCGAGCGTTGGTCGGCCAACTCCGATCTGGTGGACGCCATCGAACATGTGTCGCGGCAAGCCCTGCTGGCAGTGGCCGAACGTGAGGGGCGGGTCGACGAGGTCGAAGACCAGTTGTTCCGGTTCTCCCGAATTCTCGACGCGCAGCCGCGACTGTCAATCTTGTTGGGCGACTATAGCGTTCCGGTCGAGGGGCGTATCCGATTGTTGCGCAACGTGCTCGCCGGCGCGAGTGGCGGAGTCAATCCGATCGTGGTCTCCCTGCTGTCTCACACGGTCGAACTGTTGCGAGGCCAGCCGGCCGAGGAGGCCGTGCTGTTGTTGGCCGAAGTGGCGGTGGCCCGCCGCGGCGAAGTTGTCGCGCAGGTCGGTGCCGCGGCGGCACTCAGCGATGCCCAGCGGACCCGTCTGACCGACGTGCTGAGCCGCATCTACGGCCACCCCGTGGCCGTGCAGCTGCATATCGACCCCGCGTTGCTGGGAGGCCTTTCCATCGCGGTAGGTGATGAAGTGATTGACGGTACGCTCGCGTCGCGTTTGGCCGCCGCCGAGGCTCACCTGCCCGACTGA
- a CDS encoding F0F1 ATP synthase subunit B, protein MGEVSSIVLAASQATQAAEEGGKTNNFLVPNGTFFFVLAIFLVVLGVIGTFVVPPILKVLRERDAMVAKTLADNKKAAEQFAAAQADYDDVMAQARVQASAFRDNARAAGRKVIEDARTRAEQRVAATLHAANEELKRERDAVELDLRANVGAVSATLASRILGVEVTTSAVTR, encoded by the coding sequence ATGGGTGAAGTGAGCTCGATTGTTCTGGCCGCCAGCCAGGCAACACAGGCAGCAGAGGAAGGCGGCAAGACCAACAACTTCCTCGTGCCCAACGGCACCTTTTTCTTCGTGCTGGCCATCTTTTTGGTGGTGCTCGGCGTCATCGGCACCTTCGTCGTGCCGCCGATCCTGAAGGTACTGCGGGAACGCGACGCCATGGTCGCCAAGACGCTGGCCGACAACAAGAAGGCGGCCGAGCAGTTCGCTGCCGCCCAGGCCGACTACGACGACGTCATGGCGCAAGCCCGAGTCCAGGCGTCGGCCTTCCGCGACAATGCACGGGCCGCGGGCCGTAAGGTCATCGAAGACGCGCGCACTCGTGCCGAGCAGCGGGTGGCAGCGACGTTGCACGCGGCCAACGAGGAACTGAAGCGGGAGCGGGACGCCGTGGAACTGGATCTGCGCGCCAACGTGGGGGCCGTGTCGGCCACGCTGGCCAGCCGAATTCTCGGTGTCGAAGTGACCACCTCGGCCGTGACGAGGTAA
- a CDS encoding ATP synthase subunit I, which translates to MTTPAQDVPLVFPAVAFRPVRLLAISACLTAVAMLIAGVAGQLMVGAFMGIGLLLGLLNALLVRRSVEVITSRANPLKRSMALNSASRVAVITILALVIAYLFRPSGLGVVFGLALFQVLLVVSTAVPVWKKLRTGDPSAATASRPQGCDGGVPTGAGGTEGRSTSDD; encoded by the coding sequence GTGACGACACCAGCGCAGGACGTTCCGTTGGTGTTTCCCGCTGTGGCTTTCCGCCCCGTTCGCCTCCTCGCCATCAGCGCCTGCCTGACGGCGGTGGCCATGCTGATCGCCGGCGTCGCCGGACAGCTAATGGTTGGGGCGTTCATGGGGATCGGCCTGCTGCTGGGTTTGCTCAATGCCCTCCTGGTGCGGCGTTCGGTGGAGGTGATCACCTCACGGGCGAATCCGCTGAAGCGGTCGATGGCCCTCAACTCGGCGTCGCGGGTGGCGGTGATCACCATCCTCGCCCTGGTCATCGCCTACCTTTTCCGGCCTTCTGGCCTGGGCGTGGTGTTCGGGCTGGCGCTGTTCCAGGTGCTGCTGGTGGTCTCGACCGCGGTGCCCGTCTGGAAGAAGCTGCGTACCGGGGATCCGTCCGCTGCCACCGCTAGCCGGCCTCAGGGCTGCGACGGCGGGGTACCGACCGGAGCGGGTGGGACCGAAGGGAGGAGCACCAGCGATGACTGA
- the rfe gene encoding UDP-N-acetylglucosamine--decaprenyl-phosphate N-acetylglucosaminephosphotransferase gives MSNDVASLAGGLLALSDRGAGVPLRELALVGLTAAIITYFATGPVRVLATRLGAVAYPRERDVHVNPTPRMGGLAMFLGVVAAVFLASQLPALTRGFVYSNGMPAVLVAGAVIMGIGLIDDRWGLDALTKFAGQITAASVLVTMGVAWSVLYIPVGGVGTIVLDQASSILLTLALTVSIVNAMNFVDGLDGLAAGLGLITALAICMFSVGLLRDHGGDVLYYPPAVISVVLAGACLGFLPHNFHRAKIFMGDSGSMLIGLMLAAASTTAAGPISQNAYGARDVFALLSPFLLVVAVMFVPMLDLLLAIVRRTRAGRSAFSPDKMHLHHRLLQIGHSHRRVVLLIYLWVGIVAFGAASTIFFDPRHTAAVMLSALLVAGIATAIPLLRRRDDDYYDSD, from the coding sequence GTGTCCAACGATGTGGCCAGCCTTGCCGGTGGTTTGCTCGCGCTGTCGGACCGCGGCGCCGGTGTCCCGCTGCGCGAGCTCGCACTGGTCGGTCTGACCGCGGCGATCATCACCTACTTCGCAACCGGGCCGGTGCGAGTGTTGGCTACCCGCTTGGGGGCGGTGGCCTATCCCCGGGAACGGGATGTGCACGTGAACCCGACCCCTCGAATGGGTGGGCTGGCGATGTTTCTGGGTGTGGTCGCCGCGGTCTTTCTTGCCTCCCAGCTTCCGGCGCTGACCCGCGGGTTCGTGTACTCCAACGGCATGCCCGCGGTGTTGGTGGCGGGCGCGGTGATCATGGGCATCGGGTTGATCGACGACCGTTGGGGCCTGGATGCCCTGACGAAATTCGCCGGCCAAATCACCGCGGCCAGCGTGTTGGTCACCATGGGGGTGGCGTGGAGTGTGCTGTACATCCCGGTGGGCGGTGTCGGAACCATCGTGCTGGATCAGGCTTCGTCGATCTTGCTCACGCTGGCGCTGACCGTGTCGATCGTCAATGCCATGAACTTCGTCGATGGTCTTGACGGATTGGCCGCCGGGTTGGGCCTCATCACCGCGCTGGCGATCTGCATGTTCTCGGTCGGCCTGTTGCGTGACCACGGTGGGGACGTGTTGTATTACCCGCCGGCCGTGATCTCGGTGGTGCTCGCGGGAGCGTGTTTGGGCTTTTTGCCGCACAACTTCCACCGGGCCAAGATCTTCATGGGTGATTCGGGTTCGATGCTGATCGGCTTGATGCTGGCCGCTGCTTCCACGACCGCCGCCGGGCCGATCTCGCAGAACGCCTACGGCGCGCGCGACGTGTTTGCTTTGCTGTCACCGTTCTTGTTGGTGGTGGCCGTGATGTTCGTGCCGATGCTCGACCTGCTGCTGGCGATCGTGCGGCGCACCCGCGCCGGCCGCAGCGCCTTTAGCCCCGACAAGATGCACCTGCACCACCGACTGCTGCAGATCGGCCATTCGCATCGCCGGGTGGTGTTGTTGATCTACCTGTGGGTGGGCATCGTCGCGTTCGGCGCGGCGAGCACCATCTTCTTCGACCCGCGCCATACCGCGGCGGTGATGCTGAGCGCGCTTCTTGTCGCCGGCATAGCGACGGCGATCCCGCTGTTGCGCCGCCGCGACGACGACTACTACGACAGTGACTAG
- a CDS encoding F0F1 ATP synthase subunit gamma, with translation MAATLRELRGRIRSAGSIKKITKAQELIATSRIARAQARLESARPYAVEITRMLTTLAADAALDHPLLVERSEPKRAGVLVVSSDRGLCGAYNANIFRRSEELFSLLREEGKQPVLYVVGRKALNYFTFRHWNITGSWAGFSEQPKYEHAAEIASTLVDAFMLGSVEDQQSDTGQGVDELHIVYTEFKSMLSQSAEAHRIAPMVVEYVEEERLPRTLYSFEPDATTLFESLLPRYLTTRVYAALLESAASELASRQRAMKSATDNADDLIKALTLMANRERQAQITQEISEIVGGANALAEAR, from the coding sequence ATGGCTGCCACACTTCGCGAACTGCGCGGACGGATCCGCTCGGCAGGGTCGATCAAGAAGATCACCAAAGCTCAGGAGTTGATCGCGACGTCGCGCATCGCCAGGGCGCAGGCCCGGCTCGAATCCGCCCGGCCCTATGCCGTCGAAATCACCCGGATGCTGACCACGTTGGCCGCCGATGCGGCGCTGGACCACCCGTTGCTGGTTGAGCGTTCCGAGCCAAAGCGGGCCGGCGTTTTGGTGGTGTCGTCCGACCGCGGTTTGTGCGGTGCTTACAACGCCAACATCTTCCGCCGCTCCGAGGAGCTGTTCTCCTTGTTACGGGAGGAAGGCAAACAACCGGTGCTGTACGTGGTGGGCCGTAAAGCGCTGAACTACTTCACCTTCCGCCACTGGAACATCACCGGGTCGTGGGCCGGTTTCTCCGAGCAACCCAAATACGAGCATGCCGCCGAGATCGCCTCGACCCTGGTGGACGCGTTCATGCTGGGCAGCGTCGAAGACCAACAGTCCGACACCGGCCAGGGCGTCGACGAGTTGCACATCGTCTACACCGAGTTCAAGTCGATGCTGTCGCAATCCGCGGAGGCCCACCGGATAGCGCCGATGGTGGTCGAATACGTCGAGGAGGAGCGGCTGCCGCGCACGCTGTACTCGTTCGAGCCGGATGCCACGACATTGTTCGAGTCGCTGCTGCCGCGGTACCTGACCACCCGGGTGTATGCGGCGCTGCTGGAGTCCGCCGCGTCGGAGCTGGCCTCGCGCCAGCGTGCGATGAAATCGGCTACCGACAACGCCGACGACCTCATCAAGGCCCTGACGCTGATGGCAAACCGCGAGCGGCAGGCCCAGATCACCCAAGAGATTAGCGAAATCGTCGGTGGCGCAAACGCGCTCGCCGAGGCTCGCTAA
- a CDS encoding DUF2550 domain-containing protein — translation MSAPMIGMAVLVVVLGAAVLALSYRLWKLRQGGTAGIMRDIPAVGGHGWRHGVIRYHGGEAAFYRLSSLRLWPDRRLSRRGVEIVARRAPRGDEFDIMTDEIVVLELRDATQDRRQGYELALDQGALTAFLSWLESRPSPRARRRSV, via the coding sequence ATGAGCGCGCCCATGATCGGCATGGCCGTGCTCGTTGTCGTGTTGGGGGCCGCGGTGCTCGCGCTGAGCTATCGGTTGTGGAAACTGCGTCAGGGCGGAACGGCGGGCATCATGCGGGACATCCCCGCGGTCGGCGGTCACGGTTGGCGCCATGGCGTGATCCGGTACCACGGCGGCGAAGCCGCGTTCTACCGGCTGTCCAGCCTGCGTCTGTGGCCGGATCGCCGGCTCAGCCGGCGAGGCGTGGAGATCGTGGCCCGGCGCGCGCCACGTGGCGACGAGTTTGACATCATGACCGACGAGATCGTCGTGCTGGAGTTGCGGGATGCCACCCAGGACCGCAGGCAAGGATATGAACTCGCACTGGATCAGGGTGCATTGACCGCGTTCTTGTCGTGGCTGGAGTCCCGCCCTTCCCCACGCGCACGCCGCCGCAGTGTGTGA
- the atpA gene encoding F0F1 ATP synthase subunit alpha → MAELTISADDIQSAIDEYVGSFTSETAREEVGTVVDAGDGIAHVEGLPSVMTQELLEFPGGVLGVALNLDEHSVGAVILGDFETIEEGQQVKRTGEVLSVPVGDGFLGRVVNPLGQPIDGRGDIEADMRRALELQAPSVVQRQGVKEPLQTGIKAIDAMTPIGRGQRQLIIGDRKTGKTAVCVDTILNQRQNWESGDPKKQVRCVYVAIGQKGTTIAAVRRTLEEGGAMDYTTIVAAAASESAGFKWLAPYTGSAIAQHWMYDGKHVLIIFDDLTKQAEAYRAISLLLRRPPGREAYPGDVFYLHSRLLERCAKLSDDLGGGSLTGLPIIETKANDISAYIPTNVISITDGQCFLETDLFNQGVRPAINVGVSVSRVGGAAQIKAMKEVAGSLRLDLSQYRELEAFAAFASDLDAASKAQLERGARLVELLKQPQAQPMPVEQQVVSIFLGTGGHLDSVPIEDIRRFETELLDHMRASEEKLLSTIRDTQKLTEETETALTEVIKNFKKGFAATGGVSVVPDEHVEALDEEKLAKESVKVKKPAPKKKK, encoded by the coding sequence ATGGCCGAGTTGACAATCTCCGCTGATGACATTCAGAGCGCGATCGACGAATACGTAGGCTCCTTCACCTCCGAGACCGCGCGGGAGGAGGTCGGTACCGTGGTCGACGCCGGAGACGGCATCGCCCACGTCGAAGGTCTGCCGTCGGTGATGACCCAGGAGCTGCTGGAGTTTCCTGGCGGAGTCCTCGGTGTTGCCCTCAACCTGGACGAGCACAGCGTCGGCGCGGTGATCCTCGGTGACTTCGAGACCATCGAGGAAGGCCAGCAGGTCAAGCGCACCGGCGAAGTGCTGTCGGTTCCGGTTGGCGACGGGTTCCTGGGCCGCGTGGTCAACCCGCTGGGCCAGCCGATCGACGGGCGCGGCGACATCGAGGCCGACATGCGGCGGGCGCTGGAGCTGCAGGCGCCGTCGGTGGTGCAGCGGCAAGGCGTGAAGGAGCCGTTGCAGACCGGGATCAAGGCCATCGACGCCATGACCCCGATCGGGCGCGGCCAGCGTCAGCTGATCATCGGCGACCGCAAGACCGGGAAGACCGCGGTGTGTGTGGACACCATCCTCAACCAGCGGCAAAACTGGGAGTCCGGCGATCCGAAGAAGCAGGTGCGCTGCGTGTATGTGGCCATCGGGCAGAAGGGCACCACGATCGCCGCCGTGCGCCGCACCCTGGAAGAGGGCGGCGCGATGGACTACACGACCATCGTCGCGGCGGCGGCGTCGGAATCCGCCGGTTTCAAATGGCTTGCGCCCTACACCGGTTCGGCGATAGCTCAGCACTGGATGTACGACGGCAAGCATGTGCTGATCATCTTCGACGACCTCACCAAGCAGGCCGAGGCATACCGTGCGATTTCGCTGCTGCTGCGGCGTCCACCCGGCCGCGAGGCCTACCCCGGCGACGTGTTCTATCTGCACTCGCGGCTGTTGGAGCGCTGCGCCAAGTTGTCCGACGACCTCGGCGGCGGCTCGCTGACCGGTCTGCCGATCATCGAGACCAAGGCCAACGACATCTCGGCCTACATCCCGACCAACGTCATCTCGATCACCGACGGGCAGTGCTTCCTGGAGACCGACCTGTTCAACCAGGGTGTCCGGCCGGCCATCAACGTCGGGGTCTCGGTGTCCCGGGTGGGCGGCGCGGCGCAGATCAAGGCGATGAAGGAGGTGGCCGGCTCGTTGCGGCTGGATCTGTCGCAGTACCGCGAGCTGGAAGCCTTCGCCGCTTTTGCATCCGATTTGGACGCCGCATCCAAGGCGCAGTTGGAGCGCGGCGCCCGGCTGGTCGAGCTGCTCAAGCAGCCGCAAGCCCAGCCCATGCCCGTTGAGCAGCAAGTGGTTTCGATCTTCCTGGGCACCGGCGGTCATCTGGACTCGGTACCCATCGAGGACATCCGGCGATTCGAAACCGAACTACTCGACCACATGCGGGCCTCGGAAGAGAAACTGCTGAGCACGATTCGCGACACCCAGAAGCTCACCGAGGAGACCGAAACGGCGCTCACCGAGGTCATCAAGAACTTCAAAAAGGGCTTCGCCGCCACCGGTGGCGTCTCGGTGGTACCCGATGAACACGTGGAGGCACTCGACGAGGAGAAGCTTGCCAAGGAATCGGTGAAAGTCAAAAAACCCGCGCCGAAGAAGAAGAAATAG
- a CDS encoding F0F1 ATP synthase subunit C, whose protein sequence is MDPTIAAGALIGGGLIMAGGAIGAGIGDGVAGNALISGVARQPEAQGRLFTPFFITVGLVEAAYFINLAFMALFVFATPVK, encoded by the coding sequence ATGGACCCCACCATCGCTGCCGGTGCCCTCATCGGCGGTGGACTGATCATGGCCGGCGGCGCCATCGGCGCCGGTATCGGTGACGGTGTCGCCGGTAATGCGCTGATCTCCGGCGTCGCCCGGCAGCCCGAGGCCCAGGGACGGCTGTTCACACCGTTCTTCATCACCGTGGGTTTGGTCGAGGCCGCCTACTTTATCAACCTGGCCTTCATGGCGCTGTTCGTCTTCGCCACCCCCGTCAAGTAA
- the atpB gene encoding F0F1 ATP synthase subunit A → MTESILAAEIEVGEHHTATWLGMTVNTDTVLSTAIAALIVIALAFFLRAKVTSTAVPGGVQLFFEAITIQMRNQVESAIGMRIAPFVLPLAVTIFVFILISNWLAVLPVQYTDEHGQTTELLKPAAADINYVLALALFVFVCYHTAGIWRRGIIGHPVKLLKGHVAILAPINVVEEIAKPISLSLRLFGNIFAGGILVALIALFPPYIMWAPNAIWKSFDLFVGAIQAFIFALLTILYFSQAMELEEDHH, encoded by the coding sequence ATGACTGAGTCGATCCTGGCCGCCGAGATCGAGGTCGGCGAGCACCACACGGCCACCTGGCTCGGGATGACCGTGAACACCGACACGGTGCTGTCGACCGCGATCGCCGCGCTCATTGTGATCGCGCTGGCGTTCTTCCTGCGTGCCAAGGTCACCTCGACGGCCGTGCCGGGCGGCGTGCAGCTGTTCTTCGAGGCGATCACCATACAGATGCGCAACCAGGTCGAAAGCGCCATCGGGATGCGGATCGCGCCCTTCGTGTTGCCGCTGGCGGTGACCATTTTCGTGTTTATCCTGATCTCGAACTGGCTGGCGGTCCTCCCCGTGCAGTACACCGACGAGCACGGGCAGACCACCGAGTTGCTCAAGCCGGCGGCCGCGGATATCAATTACGTGCTGGCGCTGGCGCTGTTTGTCTTCGTCTGCTACCACACGGCCGGGATTTGGCGTCGCGGCATCATCGGGCACCCGGTCAAGCTCCTCAAGGGGCACGTGGCAATACTGGCGCCGATCAACGTCGTCGAAGAAATCGCCAAGCCGATCTCGTTGTCGCTCCGGCTTTTCGGCAACATCTTCGCCGGCGGCATCTTGGTCGCGCTGATCGCGCTGTTCCCGCCGTACATCATGTGGGCGCCGAACGCGATCTGGAAATCGTTTGACTTGTTCGTTGGCGCAATCCAGGCGTTCATTTTCGCGCTGCTGACGATCTTGTACTTCAGCCAAGCCATGGAGCTCGAAGAGGACCACCACTAG
- a CDS encoding F0F1 ATP synthase subunit epsilon, giving the protein MAELNVEIVAVDRKIWSGKGTFLFTRTTVGEIGILPHHIPLVAQLVEDAMVRVERDGDKDLRIAVDGGFMSVTEEGVSILAESAEFESEIDEAAAKHDSESDDPRIAARGRARLRAIGAID; this is encoded by the coding sequence ATGGCTGAATTGAACGTTGAGATCGTTGCTGTGGACCGGAAGATCTGGTCGGGCAAGGGCACGTTTCTTTTCACCCGCACCACCGTCGGTGAGATCGGAATCCTGCCCCACCACATCCCGTTGGTGGCCCAGCTGGTTGAAGACGCGATGGTGCGCGTGGAGCGGGATGGCGACAAGGACCTGCGGATCGCGGTCGATGGCGGGTTCATGTCGGTGACCGAAGAGGGTGTCAGCATTCTCGCCGAATCCGCGGAGTTCGAGTCGGAGATCGACGAGGCGGCCGCCAAACACGATTCCGAGTCCGACGATCCCCGTATCGCCGCCCGCGGTCGCGCCAGATTGCGCGCCATCGGCGCGATCGACTAG
- a CDS encoding L-threonylcarbamoyladenylate synthase, translating into MTDVFDCADPDQRSRGIAAAVAALKAGRLVVMPTDTVYGIGADAFDSTAVAALMSAKGRGPDMPVGVLVGSWHTIEGLVYSMPDGARELVRAFWPGALSLVVVQAPSLQWNLGDAHGTVMLRMPLHPVAIEVLREVGPMAVSSANISGQRPAVHADQARSQLGDLVEVYLDAGPSAQQVASTIVDLTGAAPRILRPGPVSAERIAEVLGLDPASLTT; encoded by the coding sequence GTGACCGACGTGTTCGACTGCGCTGATCCGGACCAGCGTTCGCGCGGAATCGCCGCCGCGGTAGCGGCGCTCAAGGCCGGTCGCCTGGTCGTGATGCCGACGGACACGGTCTACGGCATCGGCGCCGACGCCTTTGACAGCACCGCGGTGGCCGCGCTGATGTCGGCCAAGGGGCGTGGGCCCGATATGCCGGTGGGTGTTCTGGTGGGCTCCTGGCACACCATCGAGGGTCTGGTCTATTCGATGCCCGACGGGGCACGCGAACTGGTGCGCGCATTCTGGCCCGGCGCGCTGAGCCTGGTGGTGGTGCAAGCGCCGTCTTTGCAGTGGAATCTTGGCGATGCGCACGGCACCGTGATGTTGCGAATGCCGTTGCATCCGGTCGCCATCGAGGTGTTGCGGGAGGTGGGGCCCATGGCGGTGTCCAGCGCCAATATCTCCGGCCAGCGGCCCGCGGTCCATGCCGACCAGGCGCGCAGCCAGTTGGGCGACCTCGTCGAGGTGTATCTCGATGCCGGTCCCTCCGCCCAGCAGGTCGCCTCGACCATCGTCGACCTGACCGGAGCCGCCCCGCGCATCCTGCGTCCCGGACCGGTCAGTGCCGAGCGGATCGCCGAGGTGCTCGGGCTGGACCCGGCAAGTTTGACCACATAG
- the atpD gene encoding F0F1 ATP synthase subunit beta, which yields MTATTTNAQTATTGSDTSGRVVRVTGPVVDVEFPRGSIPELFNALHAKIEFESLAKTLTLEVAQHLGDNLVRTISLQPTDGLVRGVEVTDTGSSISVPVGEGVKGHVFNALGDCLDEPGYGAGFEHWSIHRKPPAFEDLEPRTEMLETGLKVVDLLTPYVRGGKIALFGGAGVGKTVLIQEMINRIARNFGGTSVFAGVGERTREGNDLWVELAEANVLKDTALVFGQMDEPPGTRMRVALSALTMAEWFRDEAGQDVLLFIDNIFRFTQAGSEVSTLLGRMPSAVGYQPTLADEMGELQERITSTRGRSITSMQAVYVPADDYTDPAPATTFAHLDATTELSRAVFSKGIFPAVDPLASSSTILDPTVVGDEHYRVAQEVIRILQRYKDLQDIIAILGIDELSEEDKQLVGRARRIERFLSQNMMAAEQFTGQPGSTVPVKETIEAFDRLCKGEFDHVPEQAFFLIGGLDDLAKKAESLGAQL from the coding sequence ATGACCGCTACTACAACCAACGCACAGACCGCTACGACGGGTTCGGACACCAGCGGGCGCGTGGTGCGGGTCACCGGGCCCGTGGTCGACGTGGAGTTCCCGCGTGGTTCCATTCCGGAGCTATTCAACGCGCTGCACGCCAAGATCGAATTCGAGTCTCTGGCCAAGACTCTGACGTTGGAGGTGGCGCAGCATCTGGGCGACAACCTAGTGCGCACCATTTCGTTGCAGCCCACCGATGGCCTGGTGCGCGGCGTCGAGGTCACCGACACCGGCAGTTCGATTTCGGTGCCGGTCGGTGAGGGCGTCAAGGGCCACGTCTTCAATGCGCTGGGCGACTGCCTCGATGAGCCCGGGTACGGGGCAGGCTTCGAGCACTGGTCGATTCACCGCAAGCCACCGGCCTTCGAGGACCTGGAGCCGCGCACCGAGATGCTCGAGACCGGCCTGAAGGTGGTAGACCTGCTGACCCCCTATGTGCGTGGCGGAAAAATCGCCCTGTTCGGCGGTGCCGGTGTGGGCAAGACGGTGTTGATCCAGGAGATGATCAACCGCATCGCCCGAAACTTCGGTGGCACTTCGGTCTTCGCCGGAGTGGGTGAGCGCACCCGTGAGGGCAACGACTTATGGGTCGAGCTTGCCGAAGCCAACGTGCTCAAGGACACCGCATTGGTATTCGGTCAGATGGACGAGCCACCGGGCACCCGTATGCGGGTGGCGCTGTCGGCGCTGACGATGGCCGAATGGTTCCGCGACGAGGCCGGCCAGGACGTGCTGCTGTTCATCGACAACATCTTCCGGTTCACCCAGGCCGGGTCGGAAGTGTCAACGCTGCTGGGTCGGATGCCCTCGGCGGTGGGATATCAGCCCACCCTGGCCGATGAGATGGGTGAGCTGCAGGAGCGCATCACCTCGACTCGGGGACGCTCCATCACCTCGATGCAGGCCGTCTACGTGCCCGCCGACGACTACACCGACCCGGCGCCGGCGACGACGTTCGCCCACCTGGACGCCACCACCGAGCTTTCCCGGGCGGTGTTCTCCAAGGGCATCTTCCCCGCCGTGGACCCGCTGGCCTCCAGCTCGACCATCCTGGACCCCACGGTCGTCGGCGACGAGCACTACCGGGTGGCGCAAGAGGTCATCCGGATTCTTCAGCGCTACAAGGACCTTCAGGACATCATCGCCATTCTGGGCATCGACGAGCTGTCCGAAGAGGACAAGCAGTTGGTGGGCCGCGCTCGCCGCATCGAGCGATTCCTCTCGCAGAACATGATGGCCGCCGAACAGTTCACCGGGCAGCCGGGTTCGACGGTCCCGGTGAAGGAAACCATCGAGGCGTTCGACCGGCTGTGCAAGGGAGAGTTCGACCACGTGCCCGAGCAGGCGTTCTTCCTGATCGGCGGCCTGGACGACCTGGCCAAGAAGGCCGAGAGCCTCGGCGCCCAGCTGTAA